A region from the Cytophagia bacterium CHB2 genome encodes:
- a CDS encoding DUF512 domain-containing protein, whose product MKIIAIDNASTGEELGLRVNDEIVRINGQRVRDVLDYRYLVTDEELELEVKREGETVIYEIEKETDDSLGLNFEPLKIRGCGNDCIFCFVDQNPKGMRSTMYFRDEDFRLSFLSGHYVTLSNISRVDLKRIVQQCMTPLFISVHATEPKIRKFLLGINFDDRLLDKIAYLTENGITLNTQIVLCPEINDGEVLHKTLWDLAKFYPGVRSVAIVPVGLTKHREGLTRIAPVTRDYARQLLRIADDYAAEFRRKLDTHFVYPSDEFYIIAGEALPPAARYDAFDQMENGVGMLRDLLNDFQKKQINRLPQVLPKPTKVTLVTATLAGQFIQENIVSRLAEIENFTPELVVVKNKFYGESITVTGLLTGQDIFAALHERDLGAAVFLPKSCLNDNNIFLDDWKLSELSEKLGVPVAPLQNDFSQIFSLLNEF is encoded by the coding sequence GTGAAAATCATCGCGATTGACAACGCCAGTACCGGCGAAGAACTCGGGTTACGCGTCAACGACGAAATCGTGCGCATCAACGGCCAGCGGGTGCGCGACGTGCTCGACTATCGCTATCTCGTCACTGACGAAGAACTCGAACTGGAGGTCAAACGGGAGGGCGAAACTGTCATCTATGAAATTGAAAAAGAAACCGACGACAGCCTCGGCCTCAATTTCGAGCCGTTGAAAATCCGCGGCTGCGGCAATGATTGCATTTTCTGCTTTGTCGACCAAAATCCCAAAGGCATGCGCTCGACCATGTATTTCCGGGACGAGGATTTTCGCCTCTCTTTTTTGTCTGGGCATTACGTCACGCTCTCGAATATTTCGCGCGTCGATCTCAAGCGCATCGTGCAGCAGTGCATGACGCCGCTATTCATTTCCGTGCATGCCACCGAGCCGAAGATCCGAAAATTCCTGCTCGGCATTAATTTCGACGATCGCTTGCTGGATAAGATTGCCTACCTCACCGAAAACGGCATCACTCTCAACACGCAAATCGTGTTGTGTCCGGAGATCAATGACGGCGAGGTGTTGCACAAAACGTTGTGGGACCTGGCTAAATTTTATCCCGGTGTGCGCAGCGTGGCCATCGTGCCGGTGGGCTTGACGAAACATCGCGAGGGTTTGACCAGGATCGCGCCAGTGACGCGAGATTATGCCCGGCAGTTGCTGCGCATTGCCGATGATTACGCCGCGGAATTCCGCCGGAAGCTTGACACCCATTTCGTTTATCCCTCGGATGAATTTTATATTATTGCCGGCGAAGCCCTCCCTCCTGCCGCACGCTATGATGCGTTTGACCAAATGGAAAACGGCGTAGGCATGCTGCGCGATTTGTTGAACGATTTTCAGAAGAAACAAATAAATCGTTTGCCGCAAGTCCTTCCCAAGCCGACCAAAGTCACGCTGGTGACGGCCACGCTGGCCGGGCAATTCATTCAAGAAAATATCGTATCGCGTTTGGCAGAGATCGAAAATTTCACACCGGAACTCGTAGTGGTCAAAAACAAATTTTATGGCGAGAGCATAACGGTTACCGGCCTGCTCACCGGCCAGGATATTTTCGCCGCCCTGCACGAACGCGATCTTGGCGCGGCGGTGTTTTTGCCCAAAAGCTGTCTGAATGATAACAATATTTTTCTCGATGATTGGAAGTTGAGCGAATTATCGGAAAAACTCGGCGTCCCGGTGGCGCCGCTGCAGAATGATTTCAGCCAGATTTTTTCATTGTTAAATGAATTTTGA
- a CDS encoding ribosome biogenesis GTPase Der: MTKKPIVAIIGRPNVGKSTLFNRFAGKRVAIVHDLPGVTRDRNYAEAEWAGYEFVVIDTGGYFAGSSNVIDQAVLRQISDAVSEAHTLVFVTGAQTGITALDQEVARMLRQSGKPVLLAVNKIDDNSHLPAIADFFVLGLGEPHPISAVSGTRVGDFLDVVVATLPAHARRRAASDEENTSAEPPSEDLRLAIVGRPNVGKSSLVNALLGHEKVIVTDIPGTTRDAIDTILRYKNRNIVLIDTAGLRKSARVKEAVEFYSTVRTRDAIRRCDVAVVVMDAQEGITEQELHIIDEIAHLHKGVILAINKWDLIEKEAGTVKEFEKAISAELRIFNYIPLIFISALTGQRVFKLLELAMQVEAERKREIRTSELNAFLQEAIQKYQPPSMDQREIKLNYCTQVKINPPVFAIFCNHPTSIARSYRQYLEKKFRSRFGFTGVPLTFTFRKK, encoded by the coding sequence ATGACCAAAAAGCCCATCGTCGCCATCATCGGCCGGCCCAACGTCGGCAAATCGACCTTGTTCAATCGCTTCGCCGGCAAGCGCGTGGCGATCGTGCATGATTTGCCCGGCGTGACGCGCGACCGCAATTATGCTGAGGCGGAATGGGCCGGTTATGAATTCGTCGTGATCGATACCGGCGGTTATTTTGCCGGCAGCTCGAATGTTATCGATCAAGCGGTTCTGCGGCAAATCTCCGACGCGGTTAGTGAGGCGCACACTTTGGTGTTTGTCACGGGTGCGCAAACCGGCATCACTGCGCTGGATCAGGAAGTCGCGCGCATGTTGCGGCAAAGCGGCAAGCCGGTTTTACTTGCGGTAAATAAAATCGACGACAACAGCCATCTGCCCGCCATCGCCGATTTTTTTGTACTCGGGCTCGGTGAGCCTCATCCCATCTCCGCAGTTTCCGGAACACGAGTCGGTGATTTTTTGGATGTCGTCGTTGCGACATTGCCTGCGCACGCCCGGCGCCGCGCTGCGAGCGACGAGGAAAACACCAGCGCTGAACCGCCCTCGGAAGATTTGCGCCTGGCAATTGTCGGCCGCCCCAATGTCGGCAAATCTTCCCTGGTGAATGCGCTGCTGGGTCACGAAAAAGTGATTGTGACCGATATTCCCGGCACCACACGCGATGCCATTGACACGATTTTACGCTACAAGAATCGAAATATCGTTTTGATCGACACCGCCGGCCTGCGCAAATCCGCGCGCGTGAAAGAAGCCGTGGAATTTTACAGCACCGTACGCACACGCGACGCCATTCGCCGCTGCGATGTGGCCGTGGTGGTGATGGATGCCCAGGAGGGCATCACCGAGCAGGAGTTGCACATCATCGATGAAATCGCGCATCTGCACAAAGGCGTGATTCTGGCGATCAACAAATGGGATTTGATCGAGAAAGAGGCCGGCACGGTGAAGGAATTTGAAAAAGCCATTTCCGCAGAGTTGCGCATCTTCAACTACATTCCTTTGATTTTCATCTCGGCGTTGACCGGCCAGCGCGTGTTCAAATTGCTCGAATTGGCGATGCAGGTCGAAGCCGAGCGCAAACGCGAGATTCGCACCAGCGAGCTGAATGCGTTTTTGCAGGAAGCGATTCAAAAATATCAGCCGCCCTCGATGGATCAACGCGAAATCAAACTCAATTACTGCACGCAGGTAAAAATCAATCCACCGGTATTTGCCATCTTTTGCAATCACCCGACTTCCATTGCGCGCAGTTACCGGCAGTATTTGGAAAAAAAATTCCGTTCGCGTTTTGGATTCACCGGCGTCCCGTTAACCTTCACTTTTCGAAAAAAATGA
- a CDS encoding type II toxin-antitoxin system HicB family antitoxin, giving the protein MRRQFTLEYWLDDGWYVGKLKEIPGIFSQGESLEELEQNIREAHQLMMAEEATEFRAGVQTKELEVDV; this is encoded by the coding sequence ATGCGAAGGCAATTTACACTTGAGTACTGGCTTGATGATGGCTGGTACGTCGGCAAACTGAAGGAAATTCCCGGGATCTTCAGTCAAGGCGAATCGCTGGAAGAGTTGGAACAAAACATCCGCGAAGCGCATCAACTGATGATGGCCGAGGAGGCGACCGAATTTCGCGCCGGCGTTCAGACTAAAGAACTGGAAGTTGACGTGTAA
- the sppA gene encoding signal peptide peptidase SppA, giving the protein MARGRDWFLGLLLLAAAGIFIFFIASIFFGRTDNDDGFELSTGRRVGLIEVKGVILDSETTVKNLERYGSSQDIAAIILRIDSPGGGVAASQEIYEAVKRVREGGKFVIASMASVAASGGYYIACGADTIMANPGTTTGSIGVIAEMFNATELMQKIGVHFEVIKSGKFKDTGSPFRPMNEEDRLQLQSYVDNAYQQFVNVVATERDLTTEQVLKYADGRIYTGQQAHEIRLIDLLGTYEDAVDLAGKMGGITGKARVIKPSVRKTTMWDLLFGDIEQHLIRLQTLPVLRYQMIF; this is encoded by the coding sequence ATGGCACGCGGGAGAGATTGGTTTTTAGGTTTATTATTGCTGGCGGCAGCGGGCATTTTCATTTTCTTCATCGCCTCGATTTTCTTTGGACGCACCGACAACGATGACGGCTTCGAGCTTTCCACCGGCAGGCGCGTTGGGTTAATCGAGGTCAAGGGTGTCATTCTTGATTCCGAAACCACGGTCAAAAATCTTGAGCGCTACGGCAGCAGCCAGGATATCGCCGCGATTATCCTGCGCATCGACAGCCCAGGCGGCGGCGTGGCTGCCAGTCAAGAAATTTATGAAGCCGTAAAACGCGTGCGCGAAGGCGGCAAATTCGTAATCGCGTCCATGGCTTCGGTGGCGGCATCGGGCGGCTATTATATCGCATGCGGCGCCGATACGATCATGGCGAATCCTGGCACGACGACCGGAAGCATCGGCGTGATCGCGGAGATGTTCAACGCCACGGAGTTGATGCAAAAAATCGGCGTGCATTTTGAAGTCATCAAAAGTGGAAAATTCAAAGATACCGGCTCGCCGTTCCGGCCCATGAACGAAGAAGATCGCCTGCAACTGCAAAGTTATGTTGACAATGCCTATCAGCAATTTGTCAACGTGGTCGCAACGGAACGCGACTTGACCACAGAACAAGTACTGAAATACGCCGATGGCCGCATTTACACCGGCCAGCAGGCGCATGAAATCCGGCTAATCGATCTCCTCGGCACGTATGAGGATGCCGTCGATCTGGCCGGCAAAATGGGCGGCATCACCGGCAAAGCCAGAGTGATCAAACCGTCGGTTCGCAAAACAACCATGTGGGATTTGTTGTTTGGCGATATCGAGCAACATCTGATTCGCTTGCAAACCCTACCCGTACTGCGTTATCAAATGATATTTTGA
- a CDS encoding type II toxin-antitoxin system HicA family toxin produces MRELVNAGCYLKRHGGNHDIYTNPKNGRSAPIPRHTEIKESLCELIRKQLGIK; encoded by the coding sequence ATTCGAGAACTCGTCAATGCCGGCTGCTATTTGAAACGCCATGGCGGCAACCACGACATTTACACGAACCCTAAAAACGGACGAAGTGCGCCAATACCCCGTCACACCGAGATCAAGGAAAGCCTGTGTGAATTGATCCGCAAACAACTCGGGATCAAATAG
- a CDS encoding zinc ribbon domain-containing protein: protein MPIYEYRCPACETKFEQLIRDSEALELQCPNCGTREVSRLLSVFATNTTLGSSAPAHASDFSAGGGHCCGGGGCGCH from the coding sequence ATGCCGATTTATGAATATCGCTGCCCGGCATGCGAGACGAAATTCGAACAACTTATTCGCGACAGTGAAGCATTGGAATTGCAGTGTCCTAACTGCGGCACGCGCGAGGTGAGCCGCTTGCTCTCGGTTTTTGCGACCAACACGACCCTCGGCAGCAGCGCGCCTGCGCATGCGTCTGACTTCTCCGCCGGCGGCGGCCATTGTTGCGGCGGCGGCGGATGCGGGTGCCATTAG
- a CDS encoding FecR domain-containing protein, whose product MQLRLKFSTFALVVWLMASGMAHAPAPDAVGTISFVLGKNEEVTVLRRESTKWLPAQLKMPVLQGDQIQTAAESRCEIKLTDGSVIRIGEKSLFDFEQSKLAQSNRQVDGTLKSGSIWANIFKLKWGREKFEIKSPTAVCAVRGTVYRMEADSTTRIAVYDGQVDIGPASGLRQRLQQQSRPVGPPTQVPGPTEIPGPYEVSLDQWVRLVAGFQIEIRENGRYAKSSIDPNREAGVDWIQWNLQRDRELQQR is encoded by the coding sequence ATGCAACTGCGACTGAAGTTTTCAACTTTTGCCTTGGTGGTGTGGTTAATGGCGAGCGGCATGGCGCATGCGCCCGCGCCCGACGCGGTGGGAACCATTAGTTTCGTTTTGGGCAAAAACGAAGAAGTAACCGTGCTGCGCCGCGAGAGCACCAAATGGCTGCCGGCGCAATTGAAAATGCCGGTGCTGCAAGGCGATCAGATTCAAACCGCAGCAGAATCACGCTGTGAAATCAAACTCACCGACGGCAGCGTGATTCGCATCGGCGAAAAATCACTTTTTGATTTCGAACAATCGAAACTGGCGCAAAGCAACCGGCAAGTTGACGGCACACTGAAGAGCGGGTCGATTTGGGCGAATATTTTCAAGCTCAAATGGGGCCGCGAGAAATTCGAGATCAAATCGCCAACGGCAGTTTGCGCCGTGCGCGGCACGGTTTATCGCATGGAAGCCGACAGCACGACGCGCATCGCGGTATATGACGGCCAGGTTGACATCGGGCCGGCCAGCGGTTTGCGCCAACGTTTGCAGCAACAATCGCGTCCCGTTGGCCCGCCGACACAAGTGCCCGGCCCCACGGAAATTCCCGGGCCGTATGAAGTTTCGCTCGATCAGTGGGTGCGCTTGGTTGCCGGCTTTCAAATCGAGATTCGCGAAAACGGGCGCTATGCCAAATCCAGCATCGACCCCAATCGCGAAGCCGGCGTCGATTGGATTCAATGGAATTTGCAGCGTGATCGCGAGCTGCAGCAACGATGA
- a CDS encoding SLC13/DASS family transporter yields the protein MASKPPVPDEMASGYFGARRKIGLLVGPLLFLMLLWPPLTPELSPEARSLLAISMLMAFWWITEAIPMPATALLPMVLFPFFGILPMKAVTVNYGDEILFLFLGGFFIAMAMQKWNLHKRLALRIIHLLGTSPRRMVLGFMLATAFISMWISNTATTMMMYPITLAVISQLETSESGHTAASLHNLRTCLMLSIAYASNIGGMGTLLGTAPNLIFASNVKKLFPQAPEIDFITWASFGIPTVIMFIPLVWLFMTRVLFPLKMESSPATGAVIADELHKLGRMERGERLTLIIFVLAALAWIFRIDIDLGLFCIPGWASAFDLQNHVADSTVAMVAGLLLFLIPVNWKRGEFLLDWETAVRVPWGLLLFFGGGLALSAAFVSTGLSQWLGERLQLLSGMPPLLMILLICAAITFFTEVNSNTATATIFIPIAAATAQAMQINPLPLMIAVAVSSSCAFMLPVATAPNAIIFASGYVSVPQMAKTGFWFNLIGIFIVTLAIYFGLEMAFEVDWNQFPEWAR from the coding sequence ATGGCTTCTAAGCCGCCAGTACCAGATGAAATGGCGAGCGGATATTTTGGCGCCCGCCGCAAAATCGGCTTGCTTGTTGGACCGTTGCTCTTTCTCATGCTCTTGTGGCCGCCGTTGACTCCCGAACTTTCACCAGAAGCGCGCAGCCTGCTCGCAATAAGCATGCTTATGGCCTTTTGGTGGATCACGGAAGCGATCCCGATGCCTGCGACTGCCTTGCTGCCCATGGTGTTGTTTCCATTTTTTGGCATTCTGCCGATGAAAGCAGTCACGGTGAATTATGGCGACGAGATTCTTTTTCTGTTTCTGGGCGGCTTCTTCATTGCCATGGCCATGCAAAAATGGAATCTCCATAAGCGGCTGGCGTTACGCATTATTCACCTGCTCGGAACGAGTCCGCGGCGTATGGTGTTGGGTTTCATGCTGGCAACGGCGTTTATCTCCATGTGGATTTCAAATACCGCCACGACGATGATGATGTATCCGATCACATTGGCCGTTATCTCCCAACTTGAAACAAGTGAGAGCGGGCACACGGCTGCCAGCCTCCACAATTTGCGCACGTGTTTGATGCTCAGCATCGCCTATGCCTCGAATATCGGCGGCATGGGCACATTATTGGGAACGGCGCCCAATTTGATCTTTGCCAGCAATGTCAAAAAGCTTTTTCCACAAGCACCCGAAATTGATTTCATAACGTGGGCAAGCTTTGGCATTCCGACCGTCATCATGTTCATCCCGCTCGTATGGTTGTTCATGACGCGAGTTTTATTTCCCCTCAAGATGGAGAGTTCACCGGCAACCGGCGCCGTGATCGCGGATGAGTTGCACAAGCTCGGCCGCATGGAGCGAGGCGAGCGCCTGACGCTGATAATCTTCGTACTGGCAGCGCTGGCCTGGATTTTTCGCATCGATATTGATTTGGGGCTTTTTTGCATTCCCGGTTGGGCCAGCGCGTTCGATCTGCAAAACCATGTAGCAGATTCGACCGTCGCCATGGTCGCCGGCCTGCTGCTGTTTCTGATACCCGTCAACTGGAAACGCGGCGAATTCTTGCTCGACTGGGAAACCGCGGTGAGAGTGCCGTGGGGGTTGTTGCTCTTTTTCGGCGGCGGGCTTGCGCTTTCAGCCGCATTTGTTTCGACGGGATTGTCGCAATGGCTGGGCGAACGCCTGCAATTGCTGTCCGGCATGCCGCCGCTGCTGATGATTTTGTTGATTTGCGCGGCCATCACGTTTTTTACTGAAGTCAATTCCAACACGGCAACGGCAACGATCTTCATACCCATCGCAGCCGCCACGGCCCAGGCGATGCAAATAAATCCCTTGCCGCTCATGATCGCGGTTGCGGTATCCTCCTCCTGCGCGTTCATGCTGCCGGTTGCCACTGCGCCGAATGCCATAATCTTTGCATCCGGTTATGTCTCAGTTCCACAAATGGCAAAAACCGGATTTTGGTTTAATTTGATCGGCATCTTCATCGTGACGCTGGCGATCTATTTTGGCCTGGAAATGGCGTTTGAGGTTGATTGGAATCAATTCCCCGAATGGGCAAGATAG
- the xseA gene encoding exodeoxyribonuclease VII large subunit, with protein sequence MASRVAQSEQPPNELLTVSELTAGIKNLLEEGLPPFWLTGEISNFKHHTSGHFYFSMKDEEAQIPCVMWAGRNRNLRFTPRDGMQVVVHGKVTVYEKRGYYQFEVWQMQPAGVGALQLAFERLKQRLHAEGLFDEDHKKPLPEYPQRIGIVTSPTGAAIRDVISVLRRRWPAIAIILRPVRVQGAGAAEEIAQALEEFNAYGEVDLVIIGRGGGSLEDLWPFNEEIVARAIYASALPVVSAVGHEIDFSISDFVADLRAPTPSAAAEMVVPQAGEVKRLLWHQLQRAYLHLHRQMQTQRERLRRFARSYGMRRPIDALHQHSQTLDEKHRRLQQSMQQLLAQHRRDIAHLYHRLQALSHQNILRRGFALVFKDDSGSLVSAAAQLQPEDRIRLQFAEGQAHATVQSNQP encoded by the coding sequence ATGGCTTCTCGCGTCGCGCAAAGCGAACAACCACCCAACGAACTGCTCACGGTATCCGAGTTAACTGCGGGCATCAAAAATCTACTCGAAGAAGGGCTCCCTCCCTTTTGGCTGACCGGTGAAATTTCGAATTTTAAACATCACACGTCCGGGCATTTTTATTTTTCGATGAAAGATGAAGAGGCCCAAATTCCCTGCGTCATGTGGGCCGGGCGGAATCGTAATTTGCGCTTCACCCCGCGCGACGGCATGCAGGTCGTGGTGCATGGCAAAGTCACGGTTTACGAAAAACGCGGCTACTATCAATTCGAAGTCTGGCAAATGCAGCCCGCCGGCGTCGGCGCTTTGCAATTGGCGTTCGAGCGCTTGAAGCAACGCTTGCACGCGGAAGGCTTGTTTGATGAAGATCACAAAAAACCTCTGCCGGAATATCCGCAGCGTATCGGCATTGTGACCTCGCCGACCGGCGCGGCGATTCGTGATGTAATCAGCGTGTTGCGGCGGCGTTGGCCGGCGATTGCCATCATACTCCGGCCCGTGCGCGTCCAGGGCGCAGGCGCAGCGGAAGAAATCGCTCAGGCACTGGAGGAATTCAACGCGTACGGCGAAGTTGATCTCGTCATTATCGGTCGCGGCGGCGGCTCGCTGGAGGATTTATGGCCGTTCAACGAGGAGATTGTCGCGCGCGCGATCTACGCCAGCGCGCTTCCGGTGGTCTCTGCCGTGGGGCATGAGATCGATTTCAGCATCAGCGATTTCGTGGCGGATTTGAGGGCTCCAACGCCTTCGGCTGCCGCCGAGATGGTTGTTCCACAAGCAGGGGAAGTAAAACGCCTGTTGTGGCATCAATTACAGCGCGCTTATCTCCACCTTCACCGCCAGATGCAAACGCAGCGCGAACGGTTGCGGCGTTTCGCCCGCAGCTATGGCATGCGCCGGCCAATCGACGCGCTTCATCAACACAGCCAAACGCTGGATGAAAAGCACCGCCGCCTGCAACAAAGCATGCAACAATTGCTGGCGCAACACCGGCGAGATATCGCACATCTCTATCATCGCCTGCAGGCCTTGAGCCATCAGAATATTCTCCGCCGCGGCTTTGCATTAGTTTTTAAAGATGATTCAGGTTCGCTTGTCAGCGCAGCCGCACAGTTGCAGCCGGAAGATAGGATTCGTCTGCAATTTGCTGAAGGTCAGGCGCATGCTACGGTTCAAAGCAACCAACCTTAA
- a CDS encoding response regulator: MIGDTPRTILLIDDDATMHDLARAHLEKSGYTLISAYNAHAGLQAVLAHRPDLVLLDFMMPEMDGEKAFYELTHNPAYRAVSETPVIMLTARGGDELLKTTLLERGVSAYLLKPFGLRELTNVIENVFIIHDIRLRNQQLRAEVELTRDHLELIMRTAPIGIFSTDDIGRIEHANHVLARLLDFENPKDLRHRVIAEDERLRDTFLRTAVARVLTGKKPWKVHYFHYIKHADRRRVLNIHCVPVKKSSEEIEGVVGVVEDVTETHKRDEQLQMLTTIGLALQSIIDLDDLLHLILTGITAGPALGFTRAMIFLADNSGQHLVGKMAVGPVNAKEAEEIWKTFEREHLSLEDFLEKYGKRRPATPSRLDLIVREQIIPLGIQDSDFVRQILLKHTYRGLPNRLDHPSCKKVFRALQLEDFVAVPLIAKDRLKGVIVADNRFSTQTVASDLISLLELFASQAAQALEKADAYRRLELEKRKLEHAYEQLQTTHDRLVHAERLATIGNMAAHVAHEIRNPLVTIGGFARSLNRQLHDHESARNITSVIVEEVIRLEKILANVLDFSKLPKPSLQLADLNQQAAEVCNLLRDEAREKRVEIRMNLAPGLPKMWIDTIQINQLLVNLVRNGIQAMKTGGLLEVRTLLWSKRFARITVRDTGSGIPHEIIEDVFKPFFTTKAYGTGLGLAICRQIVNDHGGEISVQSSPGEGTIFTIDLPLEKTSPEEKFETTFINDNSTPDSPLLIT, encoded by the coding sequence ATGATCGGGGACACGCCTCGCACCATCCTGCTGATCGATGATGATGCCACGATGCACGATCTCGCGCGCGCCCATCTCGAAAAGTCGGGCTATACGCTCATTTCTGCCTACAACGCCCACGCCGGCTTGCAAGCAGTGCTGGCGCATCGCCCGGATTTGGTGTTGCTGGATTTTATGATGCCGGAGATGGACGGCGAGAAAGCCTTCTACGAATTGACGCACAATCCCGCTTATCGCGCCGTAAGCGAGACCCCGGTGATCATGCTCACCGCGCGCGGCGGCGACGAGTTGCTGAAAACGACGCTGCTCGAACGCGGCGTGAGCGCCTACCTGCTCAAACCTTTTGGCCTGCGCGAGCTGACGAACGTCATCGAAAATGTTTTCATCATTCATGACATTCGCCTGCGCAACCAGCAATTGCGCGCCGAAGTCGAGTTGACGCGCGATCATCTCGAGTTGATTATGCGCACGGCCCCAATCGGTATTTTTTCAACAGATGATATAGGCCGGATCGAGCACGCCAATCACGTGCTCGCGCGGCTGCTGGATTTTGAAAACCCCAAAGACCTGCGCCATCGCGTTATTGCAGAAGATGAAAGACTGCGGGACACCTTTTTGCGCACCGCCGTGGCACGCGTATTGACCGGCAAAAAACCCTGGAAGGTTCACTATTTTCATTATATCAAACATGCCGACCGGCGCCGCGTGCTCAATATTCATTGCGTGCCGGTCAAAAAATCCTCCGAAGAAATTGAAGGCGTGGTCGGCGTCGTCGAAGATGTCACGGAGACGCACAAACGCGATGAACAATTGCAGATGCTGACGACCATCGGCCTGGCATTGCAAAGCATTATTGATCTCGATGATTTGCTCCATTTGATTTTAACCGGCATCACCGCCGGACCGGCGCTCGGATTTACGCGCGCCATGATTTTCCTGGCCGACAATTCCGGCCAGCATTTAGTGGGAAAAATGGCGGTCGGCCCGGTTAATGCCAAGGAAGCCGAGGAAATTTGGAAAACGTTCGAGCGCGAGCATCTTTCACTGGAAGATTTCCTGGAGAAATACGGCAAACGCCGGCCTGCGACGCCGAGCCGTTTGGATCTCATCGTGCGCGAACAAATCATTCCACTCGGCATTCAAGATTCCGACTTCGTCCGGCAAATCCTGCTCAAACATACCTATCGCGGGCTGCCGAACCGGCTCGATCATCCGAGTTGCAAAAAAGTCTTTCGCGCATTGCAGCTCGAGGATTTTGTCGCTGTACCGCTGATTGCAAAAGACCGCCTCAAGGGCGTGATTGTGGCGGACAATCGCTTCAGCACGCAGACCGTTGCCTCAGATTTGATTTCCCTGCTGGAATTGTTTGCCAGTCAAGCCGCGCAAGCGCTCGAAAAAGCTGATGCCTATCGCCGGCTGGAGTTGGAAAAGCGCAAGCTCGAACACGCTTATGAACAATTACAGACAACGCACGATCGCCTGGTGCATGCCGAGCGCCTGGCGACAATTGGCAACATGGCGGCGCATGTCGCGCACGAAATCCGCAATCCGTTAGTTACGATTGGCGGATTTGCCCGTTCCCTCAATCGCCAGTTGCATGATCATGAGTCGGCCCGCAACATTACCAGCGTAATCGTGGAAGAAGTGATACGCCTGGAAAAAATTCTGGCGAACGTTTTGGATTTTTCCAAGCTGCCCAAACCCTCACTGCAATTGGCCGATCTCAATCAACAAGCCGCAGAAGTTTGCAATTTGCTGCGCGACGAGGCCCGGGAAAAACGCGTTGAAATACGCATGAATCTCGCGCCGGGCTTGCCCAAAATGTGGATCGATACGATTCAAATCAACCAACTGCTGGTCAATCTCGTGCGCAACGGCATTCAAGCAATGAAAACCGGCGGCTTGCTGGAGGTGCGGACCCTACTCTGGTCAAAGCGTTTTGCTCGCATCACCGTGCGCGACACGGGCAGCGGCATTCCGCACGAAATTATCGAGGATGTTTTTAAACCGTTCTTCACCACGAAAGCCTATGGCACCGGACTCGGGCTTGCGATTTGCCGGCAAATCGTCAATGATCACGGCGGCGAAATTTCTGTGCAATCATCTCCCGGCGAGGGCACGATTTTCACGATTGATCTTCCGCTGGAGAAAACCTCTCCGGAAGAAAAATTTGAAACCACTTTCATCAACGACAATTCGACTCCGGATTCACCGCTTTTGATCACCTGA